DNA sequence from the Uloborus diversus isolate 005 chromosome 1, Udiv.v.3.1, whole genome shotgun sequence genome:
AACCGGTTCTGTGGGCAAGGAGCTCTTCTAGTAAAGACGGGCAAATAACCGAAAATCGTTTGTACCCAACAACTTCTGCCGTAGCCTGATGAGATGCAAACAGCGTTGTATCCACGTAGTCTACTGTTTTGCCCATCTATTTCAAGTTTTGCGCATTCAATGTCGGCTATTGCCTTTCGCTACAGAGTTGTGTATCTAGTTATACTACACCTTTGCTCTGCAACGtagttaatttcttttaattggaAAACAACTTGAAATTGGTTTCTCAAACTAAATGCTTCTTTTTAGgctactgttttttttaattagatgttttttttcctacttaACATTAATATTCTTTTGCAGttgaaaaacattcatttataataaaatattcatgTCTTTTTGGAAGTTACGATGTTATAATTGTTTATAGAATATATTTGGTagcaaaaaacttaaataaataaataaataaaaaccctgTAAACTGTGAAATCATACTAAATGTGTTTTCCACgcttaagaaaaaattacaaaatttagttTAAGGTTATCCTACAAAGCAGAGTGTTTTATTCAACCTCGTGATGCCTTTACAACCGtttatgataattaaaaaaaattatgcaatgCAATTGGCAGTTTGTAATGCGTGCAAAGAAGTAAAACCGAATCTCTTAACTAATAAAACAAAGAACAAACATTGATTTGTCATTAACAAAAGTTTATCCGAGTACCATAAGTTTATCTGACAAATAATCTATAGTTGTCgtgtttaatttttgtttgagaaaactttctatttttacttttttctatatctaatatatagaaaaaagtattggattcgtacaaatttttgaatttcgaattttgacagattcgaacgttttgaggtgtgctgagtccatttcgaccatttttggaaaatgtctgcccTTCAGTGTGCCCGTATCCGTGtgtctgtcacgtatgtgtgtgaccagtttttttgtggccgctctacagaaaaaactaccgcatgaaatcgaacgaaattcggtacagatatatgcccctatgtgaacttgtgcccattggtttttggttcgaattcttccaaggggggggggggcgatgggacgtttcttaagttatgcgtgcctgctattcccaggaagtaactggcggaatcaaaacagaatttggtccatatgttgcccctaacaggtaaaagtgctgattcaattttggtgtcaatagctcaaacgggggttgatctataaaacgttttttgtcgtcaactgcgactgctgtatctcaagaaataatgaaatgaatgaaacaaaaatgtatcgagaAGTAGCCCTTGAGGATGTACTGTCGAAACGTACAGTACgcgaaacaccaaaacacatacccaagatcacttacaattctttaaagaaagaaacagctttattcttactaggtggcatggttaagatgcagcattataacacaaatacaattgcaagaatagtgcttttaaaaggatttaaaaCTACTCTTTGATCAAATACTAACTCTAAAAATAACccccaataaaagttaaaatacattagttatcaCACGGCCAGAGTTTCCGCCTATATATATCCACAAAAGCACTAAGCCCAAATAActctctgcttaaaattaactaatatgaaatttgcatttcacacacattaaaataacatcagcctatgacaacataataccacaatttgcacaaattaaaaagttcttatgtaatacattaaaacattacttcacaggggttgaattctacgatgaggcatcaaacactaaaaatctcacaCGCTGTACAAAAGGCACCAATTCGACCTTGTTTCAAAGATCTAGCGCAGGCTGAATGATTTGAGGATTTGCCCGCTGCCGGTAGCTCCGAACTCCGATTCCTGCTACTATTTTCACGGGCCACAAGACTTATAATTTCCAACCATCCGATGCGTTCATTAGCTCCCAGGTCTGGTCCATGGGACCTCTACTTCCGACACAGCGATGAATTTAGTCTGGCAGAAGATTCTGATAGTTTCTTGGTTCACTTATGTGATGCCGAGACTTCACATCTTAGCgaggaacatttatctgcacttaaCCTTCCAAAGGGCCATCTTTACATTTACTATTTGAACGAAACCCGAGAGGCTGTTTCAGCCACGCacgcaaggcgagatgatatgcgtaaaaaaaaggaaactttagctctttcgtactgccttatatccattgcgtcatttccaactgttgccactacGCTTTTGGGCAGTTTAAATGCCctccccccgcaaaaaaaaatatacacaagtATATTTTTACTGAACAACTCTTCCATTCACTCTAGACCGCAAATTATAAGGATGCACAACATGTGGGACAAAACGACCTAAGAGACCAGGCATCATTTGGACATCAAGAGGCAAACTCCCAGTTGAATTTCCCTCCTCTTTTGTATTTTCTTGTTGTGTTTGACAACCTTGTTGTGTTCTTGTTTGACCCATATCTGTGGTAGCAGTATCCGGGTCAACTAAGGGAAATCTGGGAGTGGCCAAAGCAATATTCTCTATATATACCACCCTGACGTAATTTGATTTCTTTGCGTGCCTAATTTTTACCACTACTGGAgagataatttcagaaattagaaaaggaCCTTCATTCTGTTTACTCAATTTTTTGAGCGCCCTGGCTTCACAGCTGGATTATACCAAAATATTTCATCCCCTACTTTAAATTGCCGTATTTTACTTTGCCTTTCTCGTCTGTTTTCATTTGTCTCAGCCGCATTTTCCAAATTGTGTCTCACTGTGGCGTATGAGTCATGCAATTTCTTCAGTAGCTCATTAGCATAATGCATATTATCCGCATAAGAAAAGGGGGTCGCCTTTTCCAGAAACTCATGAGGTAGATTTAAATTTCTTCCATGCATCAACCATGGAGGTGCAAAACCGGTCGACTCGTGTGCAGACGTTCTATACGCCAGGAGAGCAAAGGGCAATTTTATATCCCAGTCATCATGTTCGGAATTTACTATATGCGAAAGCGCATTACCTAACGTTTTGTGATATCTTTCCACGCACCCATTATTCTGTGGTCTCCACGCCAGggtatctaatttttttatattcaaactcCGGTATACTTCCTTTATTGCATTGCTTAGCAAATTCACCCCCCGGcctgacaaaattttttttggtgtCCCATAACGACTAATGAATTGCATCACTACATCCGCGATGACATGACTGCCTATCGTAGACACAGGGAAAGCATCCACCCACCTTGTAAAATAGTCAGTAAAGGTAATGATATATCTATTACCCCTTTCAGTGACAGGCAAGGGACCTACTATGTCGAAAGCGACTTTTTCGAATGGACCTGCCGGAATAGGAGCTCTCTGCAATGGAGCCAAACACCCTGGCAGATGTGCCCTTCGTTCCATACAACTCTGACACGACTTCACCCAGTTTACGATTTGAGCCCACATTCTCGGCCAATAAAACACACTTTTGAttttgttaaaagttttcttaatcCCGGGATGACACGCTTGCGGACTATCATGATAAATCTCACATATTTTTCGCACCAACGACTGTGGCACAACGTACCTAATATCTTTTTCCCCCTTGGAATTTCTGATTCCGCATACCAAAATTTTATCCTTCAAGAAAAAATTCAGTTTATCCGGATTTATCCGGCTATTTTTTAACAGGTTGTTCTTTATCCTAATACATGCTCTATTTTTTTCCTGTTCCTCCCGCAATTTTTCAACCGAAATTTCAGCCTTAACCGGGTCCATCTCACTCAATTAATTGAATTGAACCTCCCTATTTTGTGTCTcatattcagaaacatttctggacaaAAAATCCGCCACCGTGTTAATTTTCCctggcaaatattttatttcaaattcgaaCTGGGAAAGCGATAAAACCCACCGGGCTATTCTGCAGAATGAATCCTTAAGCTTAAAGCAGCTAGTCAGAGGCGCATGATCCGTgtacaaataaaatagttttcccaGCAgatagtgtttaaaataattggcaAAATACACAATGGCTAAGGCCTCTCTTTCAGTCGTCGAATATCGAGTTTCCGCAGAATTCAATTTCCTACTTCCAAAGGCCACGGGTTGTGGAAATCCTTCTGTATCCAACTGCGCCAGGACGCAACCTATCGCAATCTTACTTGCATCTGTAAACAAGTGAAAGTCTTTCTTCATATCCGGCAGATACTAAAAGGTGTCATTCATCAGAGCCAGTTTTAAATCCTCTAACTCCTCCTCCGCCTGTTCATTCCATTTAAACCCCTGTTTCTCTTTCGTTAAATTTGTTAAACTAACTGACCGCCTAGCAATATTTGGTATAAATTTTCTGTAATAGTTTATCCTCTTCAGACCCGAGGAAATACCactgttcaaaaaaattattttgttgcgGTTATGTTGTCGTCTTAGGACTCTAatagcataaaaaaattattattactataattttaattttttgacttagaAAATCGATGTACCCAATCGGGTACATCGGGTCACACTTGTGCATCCGTTTCGCTATGTGTTGAAAGGTGATAGGATTTTAATgcgtcataaatgcgaaacttttaCCACTAAATAGTAAACTATTTTAGCTAGGATTGTTTCAAGGATATTTTAACAGtaactgagtaaaaaaaaaaaaaaaaaaattggtcattAGTAAAAAGAAAAGAGCAGTTTCAGCCACATAACTATTTAATTAGAAGTATGAAATTTGTAGAAACAATCATTATTTAGTATACATAAAAACACATCACATTTCACACATTTAAAGCGAGATTTTCCATTGCATCCTTCCATTCTACATCGAGATTGGTTTACACCTTTCATCGCTTTTGGTAGATGATTTAATCCGTCGTATCTGATCAGATTTTCTGGCTTAGGAATTACTTTTCGTCTCTTTGGAGACTTGTTTTCTGCTTCATCCAGGGACTTTTCTGATAAGACAGGTCGTCCAACAGATTTTCGCATCGTTTCTCCTTTAATCAATAACTCTGCAACCGTCATTCGGAACTGCAGTAAAGTTAGTTGGTCTTTTTTAGGATAGTCACATTCTTTGCAATCGCGGACATACATAATCCAACTGTTGACTATGGAAAGATCCAAAAAGTGTGCAAAAACTCTAACTGTCCACTTCTTTGTTCTCATACTTGTGCGATACAGAGCGATAAACCTATCTTGTAAATCAATTCCACCCATGTACGTGTTGTACAATCGTACGCATGCAGGTCGAGGTACGTCAATCTTTTTGTTATCAGGTTTACTCCATCTTCTGCATTTATCGGATGGCTCAATTCCACAAAGAGTTGATAACATCAAAACAGTTTTCTTGTCCTTCCATTTAACTAATGTCATTTTGTCATCGGATCTGCACAATTCTACGTAATCTCCTCGCACCATTATGTTATCACTTGGAAACTTCTGTGCTCCAGACTGAGTCCGATTACTCATCACAGTTCCCGTAGAATAAATCCCTTTACTCAGAAGATACTCAGCTATCTTAATTCCTGTGAAGTACCTATCGGTGTTAATAACTTGTTGATAATTTGGATTTTTTATGCTttcaacaagtcttttgacaaTAGCGCCACCTAAACCAAAAGTTTTCACATCATCCTCTGGAACAGTTCCTTTCCCTTGATAGATCACAAAATCTAAAACTAAACCATCTTTAGAAGCAAGGATGAAATTTTTTAGTCCCAAAGGGTTCGGCTTTGATGGAACATATTGTCTTGCAACACATTTCCCCGAAAATGGGATCATTTGTTCGTCTATTGACAGATGATTTGATTTTGGAAGTTCTAGAAAGGCTTTCTGAACTGTATCTAGCATTGGCCGAACTTTCCACAATTTATCCTTTTTATCAATACTGTCATTGTCGTCGACAAAATGAAGATTGCTTCTAACTTCAAAAAATCTATCCCGCTTCATACTTTCACAAACAAGTGGCACAACTACAGTATGTTTAGCCCAATACATTCTAGCTTGGGGTATTTTCAGGGCACCCATAATTAAATGTATTCCAGCAAAAACTTTTAATTCTTTTACATTTGTGTTAATAGATTTACATTTCTTTCTTACTGAATACAGATTTGTTTGTTCTTGTACCAAATCCCAAAACTCatttgataaaaacttttcaaaatatttcagaggGAATAAAGGCTCTCCAGTAGAAATTTTAGGCAAGTCATCATCTGGAATATTTCTTTTAACAGCTTTCTTTGATTTCCAGAATGTTTTTTGCTTAGAAGGTATAGGGATTTCTTCTTCATCAGAAGATGAGGAGGATGAATCATGGGGGGCGATTGAATTGTTTGGCCCAAACTCTGTATCACTATCAGAAAAGTCGGAAAATTCAGAATCATATTGTTGAAGTAAAACTGCGATCTCTTCGGGTGTTAGGCCTCTTCGTCCCCGAGCTACAAATACAAGAAGCTACAAtgaacaaatgatgataaaaaatactttaaatattaagtattttttagctttctatattttttttactcattttttactttatttatttgctgaatatgctaaataaattcaaaagcacatatgtgtatgcgatgaatttttaaaaataagcaagtTTCAGAGGCAGATATAGATTTTCTTTGGAATCTGTGAAATCTATGACATAATCCTTGGGTTACTAAAATTTCTGAAAGAGAgaatcagtggcgtagcgagaaattttTCATGGGGGGATGTTTTGGGGAAATTTTCCAAAAGGTCGAAAATCGCGATTTTGGGCCCGTTTGTTGTGTTCATACATataattttcttgtttcttggggggggggtacGATCACCCTTTCCCCTCCCCTTGACTACGCCACTGGAGGGAAAAGCCCTTCTTTTACATACAGCataaaaggattaaaatttttaaagcatatgcagaaaaatgaaatgttttttcgtGGACTAAAGAGTAATGTTGGAAGAATTGACAAAAGATACATTTAGAAaccaacataaataaaaaaaataggaaattttattatttttaaaagtaaaaagaaaaaaaccatatGGAATTACTTACTAAGTGGGAAAAACTACATTATATACTATGTATTGCATTTATTATCAGTTTTCTTTGCTAAAGTTGTAATAGATGCGGATTGAATAGCGATTGACTGAATGATCTGTTATGACCGGAAGTACCCGAACGGGTACACAATATTTGAAGCTCAAAATATCACACTAAAAGAATTgcaaaccaattttttttaactcaatttcAATCTCAAGGCTtgcttaacaaaataaaacacttaaatgttaaaaatttaaagtataaagGGAAGATAACTTACGTTTTACACCACAAGATGGGCCTGCTTTCAGCACATTATCATCAGCCATTTTTATCTGAGCATAAATCCTTCGAAAATGCTACctatgctgccatctagtgagtAATAATGAAAGTAGAATGTCTTCAAtagatttttgtagtttttaaatgattttagaaagaaatattattttttacgaatttttttatgaatgtacCCAATTGGGTACATCAGGTCTGATCCCAAGAAAGATCTTACTTGTTTCCtattctttggaatttgaaaattctttataatatcaatatttttttgatccGGAAAAACTCTACCTTTGCTAATTTTAAAACCCAGGTATTTAACAGTTTCAgtcagaaaaatgcatttatttggctttaattttaacttatattttttcaatctatCAAATACTGTCTGAAGTTCCGGAAAATGGCTTTCAATTGAATTACTGCTAACTATGATATCATCAATGTAAACTCCGATATTCATGGGGTCCAAACCAGAAAGTATAACACTCATAAGTCTCTGAAAGGAATTCGCACTTGTCCTTAGACCGAAAGGGGTGCGAGTAAATTGGAAAAGCCCTTTCTGTGTTGTAATTGCCAATTTCGGTCTATCTTCGGGCAccactatttgttgaaaaaatccaCTCGTCAAATctaaagttgtaaaaaattttcCGTATTGTAACTTATCAATTGCTTCATTAATATTTGGTATGGGATAGGAATCGGGCACCACTTTCATGTTGAGGCCGCGAAAATCGACCACCAATCTAAATTCCCCTGAGGTTTTTCTTACAAGTAGAACGGGTGCGGCCTAAGGTGATTCGGATGGTTCCAAAATTCCTGCCTCTAACAAGATATTTAACTGCCTATCCATTTCATCCTTTAAGTTATAAGGGACCCTGTATGGTTTCTTCTTTACCGGATTTTCATCCGAATTTGGAATCTTGTGTAGTACAGCATCGCATCCCTGCAGGTCCCGTACCGAGCTTGCAAAcacctctttatttttatttagaaagtctatcattttattttttatatcaggTTGCAAATGATCTAACCTAAATATATTACTCCACTCTAAATTGGCCTCGTCGCATTCCCCAAACCGCTCCTCGTTTTCCACAAAATACATGTCATTCATTATACTCTCAGCTTTAACTACTTCTTCGCATCTGACcaactttgtttgtttgttaatatgaataaatttatctGTTGGGTTCATTATCAGGACCGGAATTCCATCTTTTTGCGCTCCCTTACTTACAGATCGGGCAATTAAGAAGTTCTTTTCCTGTTGATTATATGGTTCTATCATTATAACCTCCGAACCTAATGTATTTTTCAAGTTAACCTTTGCGACAGACTGTGAAAAAGGGGGCAAGGTGATTTTTCTGCATTTATGACCTATTTGGCCCTGACTCCCGTTTCCAATATTAAACATAACGTCTGTTTGCCCCGAATTTTCCCATGAAatcatttcattgtttatttttaccgttttttttaataattgatgATACATCCGTTTTCAACCAAGAACGGCTGAcccaaaataactttaaaattttttgaaattttttttgaaattacataaaaatccGAACatataactttatcatttatggTCACGTAAAGATGgacttttttaaggatttttatagCCTCTTTCGCAACGGTATTTATCCACAACGAGCATGGTTGACAGTCTGACTCCAATGGTATACAACCCTCCTCAATTAAATTCAACGTCGCCCCCGAGTCGCATAAAGCCCTCATCTTGTTCTGGCCAATCTTAACCTTTATAACAGGAAGCTTTCCCTTTTGCCCATTATTTATACGCACCCCAGGGATTAATGTCTGCGTTTGTGCCGACCAGACCCCTTGGTCTAGTTTTCCggaatttgattttttgtttgcTCGTATCCTGGATTCATTCTACATTATCGAGCTATATGTCCTATTCGCCCACATTTAAAACAAGTTACACTTACTC
Encoded proteins:
- the LOC129230523 gene encoding piggyBac transposable element-derived protein 3-like, yielding MGALKIPQARMYWAKHTVVVPLVCESMKRDRFFEVRSNLHFVDDNDSIDKKDKLWKVRPMLDTVQKAFLELPKSNHLSIDEQMIPFSGKCVARQYVPSKPNPLGLKNFILASKDGLVLDFVIYQGKGTVPEDDVKTFGLGGAIVKRLVESIKNPNYQQVINTDRYFTGIKIAEYLLSKGIYSTGTVMSNRTQSGAQKFPSDNIMVRGDYVELCRSDDKMTLVKWKDKKTVLMLSTLCGIEPSDKCRRWSKPDNKKIDVPRPACVRLYNTYMGGIDLQDRFIALYRTNNYESHSSAEVLDYLKDNGVTLYFFPPHCSHKLQPLDRSVYGPLKKHVNTACDA